A stretch of the Lineus longissimus chromosome 10, tnLinLong1.2, whole genome shotgun sequence genome encodes the following:
- the LOC135494435 gene encoding probable E3 ubiquitin-protein ligase MID2, whose amino-acid sequence MKMASRKTEFTSTCLICFETRALKIVGRCNHNFCTECLSTVFDSRESGSEVFLCPTCQKDCPRPSDGVKGLLDFTGIAVDQESETITVLDSPEQTEGLEPSTTSVEVKESAPDNVVIAKCQICLHRKKDAQAVVMCIDCGHFYYCQDCSDVHAKNKATRDHSVAALRPDRQDEAAKCKLHSTDLMSYCQNCNTTVCTVCVMLDHGDHDIENLRDTIQSKVGQVSAMLEKEESKLKELEILKQELTALEVEAQTVDQQKSLIKKIEDHAQTCIDKTITWKEQRKAQVATDFKVVRDIPECLKTVSEAIEKIREPLNRASRLLSQTEHHPDYLEKLVSRQQDLESIGRVDVGDEVEGREYKAKLSELRRKYILFIPAMDFKCGKLGPSNAFPGSRFSFSLPEAQATGGAALPVQPPRHIVFTHSEPYFSPIMPLPELVVQTTGEEEETVLYKNDRARLYRFSEGEWKERGTGPVKLLKNETNGKVRFLMRRERVLKICANHFLHGGMTLTPMKASQNAYMWCAQDFSEVQLKNEQFALRFRTEEMATEFRDNFLKAVEHAESSGKERET is encoded by the coding sequence ATGAAGATGGCGTCAAGGAAGACAGAGTTCACATCGACTTGTCTGATTTGCTTCGAGACGAGAGCTCTAAAGATCGTCGGTAGATGCAATCACAACTTTTGCACAGAGTGCCTTTCGACGGTTTTTGACAGCCGGGAAAGTGGAAGCGAGGTGTTTCTATGCCCTACGTGCCAAAAAGATTGTCCACGACCCTCGGATGGCGTGAAGGGGTTATTGGATTTTACAGGTATAGCTGTTGACCAAGAATCAGAAACGATAACTGTGCTTGACAGTCCTGAGCAGACTGAAGGCCTTGAACCATCCACAACCTCTGTGGAAGTAAAGGAATCAGCACCAGACAATGTGGTTATCGCGAAATGTCAGATTTGTTTGCACAGGAAGAAGGACGCACAAGCAGTAGTTATGTGCATCGATTGTGGACATTTTTACTACTGTCAAGACTGCTCTGACGTCCACGCAAAGAACAAGGCAACCAGAGATCACTCTGTTGCAGCATTAAGGCCGGACAGACAAGACGAGGCGGCAAAATGCAAGCTGCATAGCACAGACTTGATGAGTTATTGCCAAAACTGCAACACCACAGTCTGCACAGTTTGTGTGATGCTTGATCATGGTGACCACGACATTGAGAATCTCCGGGACACTATTCAGTCGAAGGTTGGTCAGGTGAGTGCCATGTTAGAGAAAGAAGAAAGCAAACTGAAGGAACTGGAAATTCTGAAGCAAGAGCTGACTGCTTTGGAAGTTGAGGCCCAAACGGTAGACCAGCAAAAGAGCTTGATTAAGAAGATTGAGGATCATGCCCAGACATGCATTGACAAGACCATCACATGGAAAGAACAGCGGAAAGCTCAAGTCGCGACAGACTTCAAAGTCGTAAGAGACATTCCTGAATGTTTGAAAACGGTTTCCGAGGCCATTGAAAAGATACGGGAACCTTTGAATAGAGCAAGTCGGTTGTTGTCTCAAACCGAACATCACCCGGATTACCTCGAGAAACTGGTGTCACGGCAGCAGGACTTGGAGTCTATTGGACGAGTAGATGTTGGGGATGAGGTCGAAGGAAGGGAATATAAAGCTAAGCTCAGTGAGCTTCGTAGGAAGTATATCCTGTTCATTCCAGCGATGGACTTTAAGTGTGGAAAATTAGGGCCAAGCAATGCATTCCCAGGGTCCCGTTTCTCCTTCTCTCTGCCCGAGGCCCAAGCAACCGGTGGGGCAGCCCTACCAGTACAACCACCGCGACACATTGTTTTCACTCACTCTGAGCCGTACTTTTCACCAATCATGCCACTGCCTGAATTAGTGGTACAGACAACAGGAGAGGAAGAAGAGACTGTGTTGTACAAGAACGACCGTGCACGCTTGTACCGCTTCTCGGAAGGAGAATGGAAGGAACGTGGCACAGGTCCGGTCAAACTCTTGAAGAACGAAACAAATGGGAAGGTCAGGTTCTTGATGCGGAGAGAGCGAGTACTAAAGATATGCGCTAATCATTTTCTTCACGGAGGCATGACCCTAACGCCAATGAAAGCATCACAGAATGCCTACATGTGGTGTGCACAAGACTTTTCCGAAGTGCAGCTGAAAAATGAACAATTTGCTTTGAGGTTTAGAACAGAAGAGATGGCTACCGAATTCCGGGATAACTTCTTGAAGGCGGTTGAACATGCTGAGAGCAGTGGAAAGGAAAGAGAAACTTGA
- the LOC135494934 gene encoding ER membrane protein complex subunit 5-like isoform X2, with amino-acid sequence MASSLHKVLVAIGLIGLLHAAYSATQHRTYLRLTEQEFTDLPIDILFQCLVCLCVTCYGVVHVAGDFKETRATADLDHKTWETFSNRQSFYSFNHRGKVLNRGAFEED; translated from the exons ATGGCCTCATCATTACACAAAGTCTTGGTTGCTATTGGACTTATTGGTCTTCTGCACGCCGCGTATTCGGCTACCCAGC ATCGTACGTACTTGAGACTTACAGAGCAGGAATTTACTGATCTCCCAATCGAT ATCCTGTTCCAGTGCCTggtgtgtctgtgtgtcacaTGTTACGGGGTTGTACATGTTGCTGGTGACTTCAAGGAGACGAGAGCTACTGCCGACTTGGACCATAA AACCTGGGAGACTTTCAGCAACCGCCAGTCATTCTACTCATTCAACCACCGCGGCAAAGTTCTGAACAGGGGTGCCTTTGAAGAGGATTGA
- the LOC135494934 gene encoding WD repeat-containing protein 53-like isoform X1: protein MATKLDVGHEVPVLCIDTNADTGASGDEDGMMLLWNRHGEKKDSVKIGPEGVNSIKFSKTKPEIFATNGKEIHHLDLRFLSERVYIFDLNQDEINQIDIDKKEELIVAGDDTGHVRVINIKDRKVLKTLRKHDNICSTVCFRPNQPTELISGALDCGLIRWDFRRGKCIKEFVMNVMFKDENEGEGVTSFIMSPPFIHTTSITSDGDYLSCGLENGTVHVFDTSKKAVSHSKTFKGHSQGVAQVHFTSGSKTNLVSGGNDGRFILWDVTKPSTNLNSIPGVDAAESACLKVVDHGEKINWLSSWQDKVDTLLLADQSNIIHSYELQ, encoded by the coding sequence ATGGCAACCAAACTTGATGTTGGACACGAAGTACCTGTACTCTGCATTGATACGAATGCTGACACTGGTGCTAGTGGGGACGAGGATGGGATGATGTTGCTGTGGAATCGACACGGAGAGAAAAAAGATTCTGTCAAAATCGGTCCAGAGGGTGTCAATTCGATTAAATTTTCCAAAACAAAACCGGAGATATTTGCGACTAACGGGAAGGAAATACACCATTTAGATTTACGTTTCTTATCAGAACGTGTGTACATCTTTGACCTAAATCAGGATGAAATTAATCAGATTGATATTGACAAGAAAGAGGAGTTAATTGTTGCTGGGGACGACACGGGGCACGTTCGTGTCATCAACATCAAGGACAGGAAAGTCCTGAAGACACTACGTAAACATGATAATATTTGTTCGACAGTTTGCTTCCGCCCGAATCAGCCGACGGAGCTCATTAGTGGTGCTTTGGACTGCGGGTTGATCCGCTGGGATTTCCGGCGCGGCAAATGCATCAAGGAGTTCGTCATGAACGTGATGTTCAAAGACGAGAACGAGGGCGAAGGGGTCACATCGTTCATCATGAGCCCGCCGTTTATCCACACCACCAGTATCACTTCTGACGGCGATTACCTGTCTTGTGGGTTAGAAAACGGCACGGTCCACGTTTTCGACACGTCAAAGAAAGCTGTCAGTCATTCGAAAACTTTTAAAGGTCATTCGCAGGGCGTCGCCCAAGTTCATTTTACGTCCGGTAGCAAAACCAACCTGGTGTCCGGTGGTAACGATGGACGTTTCATCCTCTGGGACGTCACTAAGCCTAGCACTAATCTGAATTCAATACCTGGGGTTGACGCAGCAGAGAGTGCGTGTTTGAAGGTTGTGGATCATGGTGAAAAAATCAACTGGTTGAGTAGCTGGCAGGACAAGGTGGACACCCTCCTACTGGCCGACCAGAGCAACATCATTCACTCCTATGAACTTCAGTAA